A genomic segment from Oncorhynchus clarkii lewisi isolate Uvic-CL-2024 chromosome 12, UVic_Ocla_1.0, whole genome shotgun sequence encodes:
- the LOC139422063 gene encoding ATP-sensitive inward rectifier potassium channel 1-like isoform X1, with the protein MVSLSSSRMFQFVQRHIHDHVMERIIRRTRLVTKDGRCNIEFGNIEYHNQFAYLGDFWTTVVEIRWRFVLLLFVASFTGSWFVFSLLWYWIAKSNGDLIGQNRTDSHVRCIDNVNGLTTAFLYSLETQTTIGYGGRALTGHCPGTVALIVVQSLIGVFVNCFMCGVILAKISLPKKRAKTVTFSNTAVICLKKGSLCLLIRVANLRKTLLIGSQIYGKLLRTTVTPEGETIILDQVGIDFAVDAGKDNLFFVCPLTLYHIIDKASPFYDMSADTLQQQDFELVVFLDGMAESTSSACQVRTSFIPQEVQWGYSFLPIISRTKTGKYHVDFSNFSRTVPVTTPHCVQCFQSDPDQTNHNNNQNNHHRKLGIDNPGFEVIDIQDTMDITEM; encoded by the exons ATGGTTTCACTTAGCAG CTCCAGGATGTTCCAGTTCGTCCAGAGGCACATCCACGACCACGTGATGGAGCGCATAATCCGCCGGACTCGTCTGGTGACCAAAGATGGCCGCTGCAACATTGAGTTTGGCAACATCGAGTACCACAACCAATTTGCCTACCTGGGGGATTTCTGGACGACGGTTGTGGAGATCCGCTGGCGtttcgtcctcctcctcttcgtcgCCTCCTTCACAGGCAGCTGGTTCGTCTTCAGCCTTCTGTGGTACTGGATTGCCAAGAGCAATGGTGATCTGATTGGACAGAACCGCACAGACAGCCACGTTCGTTGTATAGACAATGTCAATGGACTCACCACGGCTTTCCTGTACTCCTTGGAGACCCAGACAACAATTGGTTATGGTGGACGGGCACTCACTGGGCACTGCCCTGGCACCGTGGCCCTCATTGTCGTCCAATCCCTCATTGGGGTCTTTGTCAACTGCTTCATGTGTGGAGTGATCCTGGCCAAGATCTCCCTTCCCAAGAAGAGGGCAAAGACAGTGACCTTCAGTAACACAGCGGTCATCTGCCTGAAGAAGGGCAGCCTGTGCCTGCTTATCCGAGTGGCCAACCTCCGCAAGACCTTGCTAATCGGGAGCCAAATCTACGGCAAGCTGCTTAGGACAACTGTCACGCCGGAAGGTGAGACTATAATTCTCGACCAGGTAGGCATTGACTTTGCAGTGGACGCTGGCAAGGACAACCTGTTTTTTGTCTGCCCGCTGACATTGTACCACATCATCGACAAGGCCAGTCCATTTTACGACATGTCAGCGGACACCCTCCAGCAGCAGGACTTTGAGCTGGTGGTCTTCCTGGACGGGATGGCCGAGTCCACCAGCTCCGCCTGCCAGGTACGGACCTCCTTCATCCCCCAGGAGGTCCAATGGGGATACAGCTTCCTGCCCATCATCTCCCGCACCAAGACAGGCAAGTACCATGTGGACTTCTCCAACTTCTCCAGAACCGTGCCGGTGACGACTCCACACTGTGTCCAATGCTTTCAGAGTGATCCAGACCAAACCAATCACAACAATAACCAAAACAACCACCACAGGAAGCTAGGTATTGACAACCCTGGATTCGAGGTGATTGACATTCAAGACACAATGGATATCACAGAAATGTGA
- the LOC139422063 gene encoding ATP-sensitive inward rectifier potassium channel 1-like isoform X2, which translates to MFQFVQRHIHDHVMERIIRRTRLVTKDGRCNIEFGNIEYHNQFAYLGDFWTTVVEIRWRFVLLLFVASFTGSWFVFSLLWYWIAKSNGDLIGQNRTDSHVRCIDNVNGLTTAFLYSLETQTTIGYGGRALTGHCPGTVALIVVQSLIGVFVNCFMCGVILAKISLPKKRAKTVTFSNTAVICLKKGSLCLLIRVANLRKTLLIGSQIYGKLLRTTVTPEGETIILDQVGIDFAVDAGKDNLFFVCPLTLYHIIDKASPFYDMSADTLQQQDFELVVFLDGMAESTSSACQVRTSFIPQEVQWGYSFLPIISRTKTGKYHVDFSNFSRTVPVTTPHCVQCFQSDPDQTNHNNNQNNHHRKLGIDNPGFEVIDIQDTMDITEM; encoded by the coding sequence ATGTTCCAGTTCGTCCAGAGGCACATCCACGACCACGTGATGGAGCGCATAATCCGCCGGACTCGTCTGGTGACCAAAGATGGCCGCTGCAACATTGAGTTTGGCAACATCGAGTACCACAACCAATTTGCCTACCTGGGGGATTTCTGGACGACGGTTGTGGAGATCCGCTGGCGtttcgtcctcctcctcttcgtcgCCTCCTTCACAGGCAGCTGGTTCGTCTTCAGCCTTCTGTGGTACTGGATTGCCAAGAGCAATGGTGATCTGATTGGACAGAACCGCACAGACAGCCACGTTCGTTGTATAGACAATGTCAATGGACTCACCACGGCTTTCCTGTACTCCTTGGAGACCCAGACAACAATTGGTTATGGTGGACGGGCACTCACTGGGCACTGCCCTGGCACCGTGGCCCTCATTGTCGTCCAATCCCTCATTGGGGTCTTTGTCAACTGCTTCATGTGTGGAGTGATCCTGGCCAAGATCTCCCTTCCCAAGAAGAGGGCAAAGACAGTGACCTTCAGTAACACAGCGGTCATCTGCCTGAAGAAGGGCAGCCTGTGCCTGCTTATCCGAGTGGCCAACCTCCGCAAGACCTTGCTAATCGGGAGCCAAATCTACGGCAAGCTGCTTAGGACAACTGTCACGCCGGAAGGTGAGACTATAATTCTCGACCAGGTAGGCATTGACTTTGCAGTGGACGCTGGCAAGGACAACCTGTTTTTTGTCTGCCCGCTGACATTGTACCACATCATCGACAAGGCCAGTCCATTTTACGACATGTCAGCGGACACCCTCCAGCAGCAGGACTTTGAGCTGGTGGTCTTCCTGGACGGGATGGCCGAGTCCACCAGCTCCGCCTGCCAGGTACGGACCTCCTTCATCCCCCAGGAGGTCCAATGGGGATACAGCTTCCTGCCCATCATCTCCCGCACCAAGACAGGCAAGTACCATGTGGACTTCTCCAACTTCTCCAGAACCGTGCCGGTGACGACTCCACACTGTGTCCAATGCTTTCAGAGTGATCCAGACCAAACCAATCACAACAATAACCAAAACAACCACCACAGGAAGCTAGGTATTGACAACCCTGGATTCGAGGTGATTGACATTCAAGACACAATGGATATCACAGAAATGTGA